From the genome of Spirochaetales bacterium, one region includes:
- a CDS encoding transglutaminase domain-containing protein yields the protein MGKNFFLLFSLALFMCFGCELFENNIQPSIALFYNGEPVSYYINVADDADFELTIEARDSDGSITDVYLNIDTTSLDISDNDTDVDPSVYKTDYRFLSSSRGNFSEFSIVVKDDMAGISERIINIDNTDYYGIPKNDLFDVVIPEIKIQDGGLSYRYTPSGQVIYCNPSGKKSESDIRLDEPLYYSMHAKRYLNVAGLAVPDDSGYDDRDYHAVIFSIVKDSTLHFYTFPVNIDRRFSGYLYFPETGLYTVYAYRMWNNHLYPYTRGTQYKVDEGAPTLRFTVQVDEAVPRAFHHLLPTRDVDCGTKYVRDYAEFLSEGCRTDFEKVKTIYEFLIYGNGGRPFEYYYYDEIYPGYLDRSYVDVFIASHFLIQRLGVCNDFAETFAALTRSLGFKVQKVTGFVPDGSGHMWNRILLDDRWYRVDATFGNCTGSYKTFAEFYPEFDASYFEDTHEKRYTEDFTQEY from the coding sequence ATGGGAAAGAATTTTTTCCTGTTATTTTCTCTTGCTTTGTTTATGTGTTTTGGATGCGAGCTTTTTGAAAACAATATCCAGCCCTCAATCGCCCTTTTCTATAACGGAGAACCCGTTTCCTACTACATTAATGTAGCTGATGATGCCGATTTTGAACTCACTATTGAAGCGCGCGACTCAGACGGATCCATCACGGACGTGTATCTGAATATCGATACGACATCACTCGATATTTCGGACAATGATACGGATGTCGATCCCTCTGTATATAAAACAGACTATCGCTTTCTCTCTTCGTCAAGGGGGAATTTTTCCGAATTTTCTATCGTCGTGAAGGACGATATGGCCGGAATCAGTGAGAGGATTATCAATATCGATAATACCGATTATTACGGTATACCCAAAAACGATCTGTTCGACGTCGTTATCCCCGAAATAAAAATACAGGACGGCGGCCTGTCGTACCGCTATACCCCTTCCGGACAGGTTATTTATTGTAATCCTTCCGGGAAAAAAAGTGAAAGCGATATCAGACTCGATGAACCACTTTATTACAGTATGCACGCAAAACGCTACCTCAATGTGGCGGGACTTGCCGTACCGGATGATTCGGGCTACGATGACAGGGATTACCACGCAGTCATATTTTCCATCGTAAAAGATTCAACGCTTCACTTTTATACCTTTCCGGTCAACATCGACAGGCGGTTCAGCGGCTATCTCTATTTTCCCGAAACCGGTCTGTATACGGTGTACGCGTACCGAATGTGGAACAACCATCTCTATCCCTACACGAGGGGAACGCAATACAAAGTGGATGAAGGCGCTCCGACACTCAGATTCACCGTCCAGGTCGATGAAGCGGTACCGCGGGCTTTCCATCACCTGCTGCCGACACGGGATGTGGATTGCGGGACTAAATACGTGAGGGATTATGCCGAGTTTCTCAGCGAAGGATGTCGGACGGATTTCGAGAAGGTTAAGACAATATACGAGTTTTTGATTTACGGAAACGGCGGCAGGCCGTTCGAATATTATTATTACGATGAAATCTATCCCGGTTATCTGGATAGAAGCTATGTCGATGTGTTTATCGCTTCCCATTTTCTCATTCAACGGCTGGGGGTGTGTAATGATTTTGCCGAAACCTTTGCCGCGCTTACCCGTAGTCTCGGATTCAAGGTACAGAAAGTGACCGGATTTGTTCCGGACGGTTCGGGACATATGTGGAACAGAATCCTCCTCGACGACCGGTGGTACCGGGTGGATGCGACCTTCGGCAATTGCACGGGCTCCTACAAAACATTTGCCGAGTTCTATCCCGAATTCGACGCTTCTTATTTCGAAGACACGCACGAAAAACGGTATACCGAAGATTTTACACAGGAATACTAA
- the trxA gene encoding thioredoxin has translation MEIDVTDNNFKEEVLESSIPVLVDFWAPWCMPCKMVAPSVAAIAQEFDGKLKVCKVNVDEASETATMYKIVSIPTLCLFKDGEVADQLIGALPKADIETMIKPHIA, from the coding sequence GTGGAAATCGATGTAACAGACAACAACTTTAAAGAGGAAGTATTGGAGTCTTCAATTCCGGTTCTTGTGGATTTCTGGGCCCCCTGGTGTATGCCCTGTAAAATGGTAGCCCCTTCGGTCGCCGCTATCGCCCAGGAGTTTGACGGGAAGCTGAAAGTCTGCAAGGTGAATGTCGATGAAGCGTCCGAAACGGCGACGATGTATAAAATCGTAAGTATTCCGACACTGTGCCTTTTCAAGGACGGCGAGGTCGCGGATCAGTTGATCGGCGCGCTGCCGAAAGCGGATATCGAGACAATGATCAAACCTCATATCGCATGA